Genomic segment of Pirellulales bacterium:
GGGGCTGTTACGCGAAGTGCATACATCTCTCGCGCAAGGGCGAGCCTGAAATCTACGATGCCATTCGCTTCGGTACCGTGCTGGAAAATGTCGCGTTTAACCCCGAAACGCGCGCCGTCGATTTCGACGACGCCAGCATTACCGAAAACACTCGGGCCGCGTATCCCATCGAGTTCATCGACAACGCCAAAGTGCCCTGCATCGGCGATCATCCGCGAAACATTATCTTTCTCACTTGCGATGCCTTCGGCGTCGTACCGCCGGTGAGCCGATTAACGCCCGAGCAGGCGATGTATCACTTCCTCTGCGGCTATACCGCCCGCGTCGCCGGCACCGAGGTGGGCGTAAAGGAGCCGCAGGCTACTTTCTCTGCTTGCTACAGCGCGGCGTTCCTCGTGCGACATCCAACGGTCTACGCCAAGCTGCTCGCCGCGCGTTTGCGAAAACACGGCGCGCAGGCCTGGCTAGTCAACACCGGCTGGTCCGGCGGCGCTTACGGAACCGGCTCGCGGATGAAGCTCGCGTACACGCGGGCCATCATCGATGCGATTCACGACGGTTCGCTGAAAGATATGCCAACCGCGCGAGATCCTTACTTCAAACTCGACTATTGCACCCAATGTTCCGGAGTGCCGGTCGACATCTTACAGCCAGCCGCAACCTGGAAGAGCAAGGGCGACTACGAAGCGACGGCCAAGAAACTCGCCGGCTTGTTCCGCGAAAACTTTTCCCAATATGCCGACCAGGCCGGACCGGAAGTGCAAGCGGCTGGGCCGTAAGCAATGTAGCGAACTGCGATCAGCAGCGAACGCTTGGCGTCGGCGATTCTCGTTAAAGGCGACGGCCGATGGCTTAAGAGCGACCGCTGTCAGCTTGTCGCCTTCAACTCGGCCAAATGCTGCGCCGTTCCCACCAGCCGGTCCCAGTTGGCGTGAATGTATTCCGGCGGCCCGCCGATTTGAGCGACCACTTGGGCTACCTGCTCGGTCGGCACCATTTCGATGGCATCCCAGGGGCAAACCTTTAGGTCGTAGGGGTTCGATTTCTTCCCCGGAATATGGACGCAAACTTCGCAGCCCACGCAGCGCTCCAGATCGATCTGGCAGAAGCTTTGCAAGTTCTGAAACTGGTCGTATTGCTGAATCTTCATGATGCAATCGACCGGGCAGACCTCAATACATGCCTCGCATCCTGTGCAGTTGTCGGCGTTGATGACCGCCAACTCCTTCGGCAACTTTTTGCGTGGACCTTGCTTTGCCATATACCATTAGCCGTTCAATCGAGAGACACAAACGGCGAGACTTTGAAGGGGGGCATTGTGACGAATTTCACGATGTAATCATATACCGGAATCGTCTGCTAGCCAAGCGTGGGTGCAGCCTGCGGTTTGCATCGTTTGTTGAATTGTGTAGAAGTGCTTTTTGGAATTGACAGCGGGTGGGGCGTGCCGGCGATGTCATCGGGCGAATCAAATGCAGCCACTTGTGGGCGGAATTGAGCAGCCGTGATGTGAATGTTCTGATCCCGACTTATTCACCGCGCGGGGCCTTTGCGGCTTTGCCGGCGGCGGAGCGGGCGGGAAGCGTCGAGGGCGCGAACCGCCCCCTTACCCCCGTGTGTGCTGTTCGTGCGGTTCACCGGTTTCGCCAACCCGCCTTCCGGCGGGGCGCGTTATTCACGCCGCATTTCCGCCCGGAACGCATAGCGCGGAAGCGGCATCCAGTCGCGGTGGCGTGGACCGCGCGGCTCCGGGAAGCGGTCTGGTAGCTTCCAGCGGCCGAGGCATTCGACCAGGACCTGCCAGAACGGGGCCTGCGCTTCACCCATTGCGTGACCTCCTGGTGGTTCCTGTTCCGACGCGAATACTCTATGAACCCCCGGAGATCACGAAAGGTTTCAACATTTTTGCGAATTTGGTGTGAATAAGCCGGGTTCAGGATCTTCTTTCTCCACGGGCTGAGGTAAAGCGGTCGGTTCATGTCCTAGATAGGCCAGAATTGTCTGCGCCGAATTGCCTCCCACCGGGCTACTTGAGGGTTGGCCTTCGTTGTAGCCAACACTGCTCGCGAACGATGTCAGGACAACAGGATACTGGCCGCCGTAGTGCGGGCTGAAAATCGCCAGATTGTTGCCAAAGCCGGGAGACGAACTGGTGTACGGACCGGGGTTTGGATCAGCGGAGTCAAGAGCGTGCTTTTGCCCTGGTGTCGGCGCATGACAATCTCGAGCAAAAACTCGCCCGATTTTTTGGGCAATTGCTTCATGCCCATATCGTCCAAAATCAACAGATCGGGCGTCAGATACTTCGCCATCACGCGGTCGTGCCCCTCGAATGTTTCCTCGTGCAGCAAGTCGCGCACTGCGTCGAAGATCGAACGGTACAAGACGGTCAAGCCGGCGTTCACCAGCGCCAAGCCGAGCGCATGGGCCAGATGGCTTTTGCCCACGCCCGGCGGTCCCAACAACAACACGTCTTTGTGCTGCCGGACGAAGCCGCCGCTGGCCAGATCGAAGATCTGCTTGCGTTTGATTGAACGATTAAATTCCCAATCAAAATCCTCCAGCGACTTGAGCTCCCGGAAAGCGGCGATCTTCATCCGCCGTTCGATTTGACGTTGGCGTCGAACGGCCAATTCATCTTGCAACACCAACTCCAAGAACTCGGCATGGGCCAGCCGGTTGGATTGGGCTTCTTGCCAGCGGATCGGCAGCGATTCGGCCAGTCCACCCAGCCGCAGTTGCTTGAGGGCGTCAGTGAGCAGGGCATTCATGGGGCGATCTCTCCGTTCGGAATTGGTGCAACGAAGCGAGCGAATAATCGCTCATACTTGCCGACCGTCTCGCGGTGAATGCCGGTCAGCTGGGCAATCCGGCGATTCGAGTGGCCGGACTTATGGAGAGTAACGATTGTGTCGATTTGGGCCATCGTGAGTCGATTCGCCATCGTAGGGCTCCTTCAGCAAGAGTTTGCTGAAGGCTACGTGCGAACCATCGCTCCTCAGGATTGGCCGGTTTTAACGCGTCCACTGACACTCAACGCATCACGCACGGCCAAACTCAACCTGAGCAAAGACATTGATGACACATGCGATGACGATCAGCCAGAGGAGCGCCAATCCGGCTTCTGCCGCGGTTTTCGTCGTGGCGATTAGTTCGCCGCTGCCGACGATCAAGGCGCGATGACTATGCCTGGGCCGAGCCGCTTTAGAATTCCGACAACGGTCGTTGGCGCCGATTCGACAAGCGAGACTATCGGACAACCATCGTGCGCAACTTCAGAGGTGTCATTCATGGCCAGCCCCATTTCTTGGTCCGCCGAGGTCGGGCCAATCACTTACTGCGATTGGACACCAATACCCTAAGCGACCAGTGCAGCAGTGGCAAGAGGTGGCTGCAAGAAGATCGAGTGGTGGGGTTAATAACTGCGGACGCTGTTGGGCTGCTTCGCTTGTCGTGGTAGAGTAGCCGCCGGCACGGCGCTCGGAAATCGCTTGGCTTTGGTAGCCGTCTTCGGCGTCTTCGGCCGACTGCTCTCGTAGTAAATCTGGTCTTGAGAGCCGTCAATGACGCTGTCGTTGGTGGCGGGCGCGCCATGATAGCGCGGCGCGTAATTCTGGTACTCGCCTCCGCAACAGCCATCGTCAACGACAGGGCCACAATAATCGTAGGGGCTGGCGCACATTCGACAGCCAGAGCCGGCAGCGATTAGCAACAACGACAGCGTAAGCAGGCGGCGCATGTGGCCCTTCCTTCGTGGCGGAGTGAAATTACCAGTGCAGTTCGAGAGCCTCAGAGAGGCTCGGATACGTGACGCACGGACGAGAATTCGCGCGCCTACGTCAGGATTCTCGGCACGGAGAATAAGTGGAGGTTAACGATTTTGCCGAAAATGCGACAACTTCGCGTGTGCTAGCACGTCATCAACGACGGAAAGTGTTTACCCACGAAAACCAACACCTTGTCGCGGCGCACGGGGAAATGCTGGCTAATACTGCGGCGGAGAAAAACGTGGACGCATTTTTTTCCAAGAATTACCCTAAATCGGTGATTCGTCGTAGTTCGTCGCGCAAGCGTGCCGCTTCTTCGAAGTTTTCATTGTCGATCGCTTGTTTCAGTTCTGCTCGGAGTTGATTGATTGGGTTGAGCGGCGGCAGAGGCAGGGCGGGCATGCGAACGGCGAGCTGGTCGCGCCAGCGCTCCAGGTGAGTTAGTTCGTTGCAGCGATCAGCCTTATCGAGTTGGCCGTACTGTTCGAGAAACGTGCGAATGGCGGCAATGCCGGCGTCGACCACTTGGATGGCCGCATCGTGTTGATGCAGCTCCACCAGCGGCGTGGCGACGGCCTTGCTATGCATCATGATGACATATGGACGATATTGGTCGAACATCAAGCGGTCTTGGTCGCGCGCTGCAAATTCGCGCACGAAGGTAAAC
This window contains:
- a CDS encoding helix-turn-helix domain-containing protein; its protein translation is MANRLTMAQIDTIVTLHKSGHSNRRIAQLTGIHRETVGKYERLFARFVAPIPNGEIAP
- a CDS encoding 4Fe-4S binding protein, whose protein sequence is MAKQGPRKKLPKELAVINADNCTGCEACIEVCPVDCIMKIQQYDQFQNLQSFCQIDLERCVGCEVCVHIPGKKSNPYDLKVCPWDAIEMVPTEQVAQVVAQIGGPPEYIHANWDRLVGTAQHLAELKATS
- a CDS encoding ATP-binding protein — translated: MNALLTDALKQLRLGGLAESLPIRWQEAQSNRLAHAEFLELVLQDELAVRRQRQIERRMKIAAFRELKSLEDFDWEFNRSIKRKQIFDLASGGFVRQHKDVLLLGPPGVGKSHLAHALGLALVNAGLTVLYRSIFDAVRDLLHEETFEGHDRVMAKYLTPDLLILDDMGMKQLPKKSGEFLLEIVMRRHQGKSTLLTPLIQTPVRTPVRLPALATIWRFSARTTAASILLS
- a CDS encoding UvrB/UvrC motif-containing protein, translating into MSKDLKPILEAWEHNPEQFSVRIIQGDDGHDKIQVRLDLGVLQMEIDGRPDGQRPEAQQSWFDVFRQRQEDHDRANPDAASFQLSSGDCQLLMREGVQYYHRYISFWHLQRYELCARDTARNLKLFTFVREFAARDQDRLMFDQYRPYVIMMHSKAVATPLVELHQHDAAIQVVDAGIAAIRTFLEQYGQLDKADRCNELTHLERWRDQLAVRMPALPLPPLNPINQLRAELKQAIDNENFEEAARLRDELRRITDLG